From a region of the Acanthochromis polyacanthus isolate Apoly-LR-REF ecotype Palm Island chromosome 3, KAUST_Apoly_ChrSc, whole genome shotgun sequence genome:
- the slc2a15b gene encoding solute carrier family 2 member 15b has translation MAEELLLESDGKHNGVSGHLTKSLLAVAFLASFGSSTLYGYNLAVVNSPAQYIKEFYNETMTETYDWTPHEEVLTVLYSLTVSIFAIGGMTGALLVGRLVTTFGRKGTLVKSTVLVFIGGGLMGFSRWSRNPAMVIIGRFITGVHSGISLSVVPMYLGEIAPKNLRGFLGLIPSIHICLGVFIAQVLGLSELLGKEEHWPLLLSLVVFPTIVQLMLLPWFPESPRYLLIEKRNVHATIAALKRFRTKGNIQAEVEEMQEEQRSLSSIQTFSVRNLLMDRSVRWQVITIVVVNIGMQLSGIDAIWFYTNDIFKNAGIPEPHIQYTTVGTGAIEVISGMLGCFTIERLGRRPLMIGGFLFMGLCCAGITVSVLFQAQLSFMRYISVGCVVGIIAGFCIGPAGVPFLITAELFKQSHRPAAYTVAGCLNWLSNFTIGFVFPFLEIATGPYCYLIFCVICLGVALYTIFIIPETKNKTFMEISQMFADKNNILEEEQTFNAHLKMAMMNGYGALGQHDEG, from the exons ATGGCAGAAGAACTGTTACTGGAAAGCGATGGAAAACACAACGGGGTGAGTGGG CACCTCACAAAATCACTACTGGCGGTGGCTTTCCTGGCCTCATTCGGCAGCTCCACGCTCTACGGATATAACCTGGCTGTCGTCAACTCTCCTGCTCAG TACATCAAAGAGTTCTACAACGAGACGATGACAGAAACTTACGATTGGACTCCACATGAGGAAGTTCTCACCGTCTTGTACTCGCTCACTGTGTCCATCTTTGCCATCGGTGGGATGACTGGTGCTCTGCTGGTGGGCCGACTTGTCACCACATTTGGAAG GAAAGGGACGCTGGTGAAATCTACTGTTCTGGTGTTTATTGGTGGAGGTCTGATGGGCTTCAGCAGATGGAGCAGAAATCCTGCCATGGTCATCATCGGACGTTTCATCACTGGAGTCCATTCAG GAATTTCTCTCAGTGTGGTGCCAATGTACCTTGGTGAAATTGCCCCAAAGAACCTGCGAGGCTTCCTGGGCCTCATTCCCAGCATCCACATTTGTCTTGGAGTCTTCATTGCTCAGGTCCTAGGCCTCTCTGAGCTGCTGGGAAAG GAGGAGCACTGGCCTCTGCTCCTGTCCCTTGTGGTGTTTCCCACCATAGTTCAACtgatgctgttgccatggtttccAGAGAGTCCACGGTACCTGCTGATAGAGAAGAGAAATGTGCACGCCACCATTGCAG CCCTGAAGAGGTTCCGCACTAAAGGAAACATCCAGGCTGAGGTTGAGGAGATGCAGGAGGAGCAGCGCTCTCTGTCCTCCATCCAGACCTTCTCTGTCCGCAACCTGCTCATGGACCGCTCTGTTCGCTGGCAGGTCATCACTATTGTGGTGGTCAACATCGGCATGCAGCTGTCTGGAATCGATGCG ATCTGGTTCTACACAAATGACATATTTAAGAATGCAGGAATCCCAGAGCCTCATATTCAGTACACAACAGTGGGGACTGGTGCCATTGAGGTCATCTCAGGAATGCTGGGG TGTTTTACTATCGAGCGTTTGGGCAGAAGACCTCTGATGATCGGTGGCTTCCTCTTCATGGGACTTTGCTGTGCTGGAATCACTGTGTCCGTCCTCTTCCAG GCGCAGCTGTCCTTCATGCGCTACATCAGTGTGGGCTGCGTTGTTGGGATTATTGCTGGCTTCTGCATAGGTCCAG CTGGCGTTCCTTTCCTGATCACTGCAGAGCTGTTTAAACAGTCTCACCGGCCGGCTGCCTACACTGTGGCTGGTTGCCTCAACTGGCTGTCCAACTTCACCATCGGCTTCGTCTTTCCCTTCTTAGAG ATAGCTACGGGTCCTTACTGTTACCTGATCTTCTGTGTGATCTGCTTGGGAGTGGCCCTCTACACCATCTTCATCATCCCCGAGACCAAGAACAAAACCTTCATGGAGATCAGCCAGATGTTCGCCGACAAGAACAACATCCTGGAAGAAGAGCAGACGTTCAACGCTCATCTGAAAATGGCTATGATGAACGGTTACGGAGCCCTGGGCCAACACGACGAAGGCTAA